The genomic stretch AGAAAGAAGATGACGTAATTACTTATAGCCTTAACGGGGAAGATCGAAACATAAGCTTTAAGACAAACAAAAAAACAGGTTGGAAAATAGCTGGCGTAATGCCTACGAAAGAAATTGAAGAAGCTACCAATCCTATTTTTTATAAAACGCTCACTATAATAGGGGCTTCATTATTGTTAGGTGGCATTGTAATTTTATTCATACTTAGATCTATTATTAATCCACTAAGACAATTAGTTATTTCGGCCCAAAGAATTAGTCAGGGAGATTTGACCGAGAAAATAGATATTCGTTCAAAGGATGAACTTGGTCAATTAGGCGGTAGTTTCAATACAATGGCAGAGTCGTTACGTAATATTATTTCTCAAATTAACACATCTGCAGGACATGTAGCTGCGTCTTCTGAGGAACTAACTGCTAGTGTAGAACAAGCAAGTGTTGCGACGGAACAAATTACAAAAGAGATGGAAGAGATCTCGAACAGTGCAGAGGTTCAAAATAATGAAGTTGAGTCTGGAGCTGAATTAATTGGTGAGGTAACACGAAATATTCAATATGTAGCTGAGAATGCATCTGAAGTATCGGCTTCATCCATATACACAAAACAAAAAGCCAATGAAGGTGAACAATTAGTAGAACAAACTGTAACACAAATGCAGTCTATCCATCACTCTGTTTCTCAATCCGATAATGTAATAAAATTATTAGATAAGAAATCGCAACAAATTGGAAGTATATTAGAAGCGATTCAAAATATTGCGGAACAAACAAATTTATTAGCATTGAATGCAGCAATTGAAGCAGCTAGAGCAGGAGAACAGGGACGAGGGTTTGCAATTGTTGCCGATGAAGTTAGGAAGCTAGCAGAGCAATCGTCCGATTCTTCGATGGAAATTGGCAGTTTAATTAAGGAAATACAAGCAGACGTACATGAGACTGTAAAAGCTATGAATGAAGTAGGAGTAGAAGTACAGTCGGGAATTAAGGTTGCGAATGATACAAAACAAAGTTTTTATGAGATTTCAAAATCTGCAAATGATATTGTATCAAAAGTGCATGGTATGGTAGAACTATCAAATAAAATGACAACTGATGCAATGAAAGTCGATACATCAATTGATCAAATATCTATAGCTGTAAAAGAGAATTCTTCAAGTATGCAAACGATAGCTGGTTCATCTGAGGAACAACATGCTTCTATGGAAGAGATAAATTCTTCAGCAATACAATTAGCGCAGATGGCGGAAGAACTTCAAGAGTTAATTGGTGGATTTAAGATTTAAAGAGTGGAAATGAAAAAAATTATAACATAGTAAATAAGTATAATATGTACTCTCTACACGTATTGAACAGGCAGATAAGCCATTTAAAAACCCTCCATTTGGAGGGTTTTTAAATACATTTACATTAAATTTGTTGCGGTGCACCAACATCACTATATGAAGGAGCGGGATAATGTCCATGAGTAGCAAGTTGATCTGTTTTAGAAAACTGAGAAATTCCCACCGTTAACACCCCAATGAAAGCAATGCCAGATAATAATAAGCTGATTTTTTTCATCATTTTAAGACTCCTTTTTCAATTAATTTTAGTCTTGCTTGATAACAAATATGGAAATAGTCACTTACCTTTTTGTGGTTCTCTAATTGTCTACATTTTGTGGCAAATAATTCAGCGTATTCGACAACATATTCCCATAACTCTTCTTTCTCAAAGTATAAGATTCCTTCTTGAATGATTTTTTCTAATTCTTCCAATGGAATGTTTTCGTTTAATCTTTTTAAAATAAAGAAGTGATGTAGATATTCTTCGTTATGGATTTCTCTGCAGATCTTTAATCCCTTAACAATGAGTTTGCTAGCCGTTGATTGTTCTCCTAATTTATAATGTTCCTTAGCTTGTAGGAAGATAGCCTTGAAGTGTGTAGGGATTTTCTCTGTTACTTCTGAAAGGTGACGAATAGCTAAAGTAGACATACTTTGATCAGAGTACAGCCACCCCATAGTACTTTTTACGTATAACAAAGAATCTTCTGCCTTATTCTTTTGTAGTAAATCAATTGCACTTTGTAAATATTCTTCAGCTTGTTCGTACTGTTTTAAATAGATGCAGCAACCACCTAACAAACTATTACAAAAGGCTGTTTTTACTTCATAGCCTTCATACTTTGAAAAGATTGCTCTCGATTTATTTGCGTATTCGATAGAAGCGAGCATGTTATAGGTATGGTGATAAAAAGTAGCAATTCTATAGTAGAATTCAGCGTGTTCAATTTCATCTGGTATGTCTACTAGTATCTTTTCTGCCAGTTTATAATGTTCCTCTGCCTCAGTATAATTTGATATAAAAGTGGAATGGATGGATTTAAAAAAGTGATAATAGAAGCGTAGAAAATGGTCTGTAGGCATATCATAGTCACTAATGGCATCAAAGCTATTTTGTTGAATACCAAGGCTATCTGTTAAGACATTGTAACGGAATTCAAGTAGTGAGTAATATAGTAATAAATTTTGATCTTGATGTTCTTGATTTGGCTCAGTGCTTAATTTGCTGATTTTTTCATCAATTTTCTTTTTTAGATTAGTAGCTTTTATAACTTGTTGAGATAGCATAGATCGATACCAGTCGTTCAATAGAGCGGTTAACTGCTCATTTCCTTTTACTGAGACACTCATAATATACGCCCCCATCTTATAGAAATATCCTAATCCCATTTAATTATAAACATCATAACAAAATAGAAGAAAAAATGGAGTGATTTTACAATATTTTTCAAGAAAATTCATAAAAAACAATCAATTCGTGTCGAAAATACTTAGATTATAATACCAAAAGGTCACTAAAAAGATGATACGAATCCTCATACTTTCTATTAGGTGAACCAAGAAACTGTGATTGAAGATTTATGAAGTTTCGTTCTCTTAAAACGGATTAATTACGTATTAATTTTAAAATTATTTTATTTGGTACTATAATGTGTATCACAACGAAATGTCTAAACTTTGCGTATGTAAATAAGAAAAGAATAAAGAAAGCAAAGAAGAACTTGTAGGAATTCCTACAAGTTCTTCTTTAGATAATGTAAAAAGGTGAAACAGACTATCTTATTATTCGTAATAGGGAAATTATCTAATTTATAGCTGGATTTCATTATATAACGGGTATCAACATTTAGAGTTTTGATGTTTGGAAATTATGTGATTTCAAAAAAAGATGTACTGTTTTGAAGGTTTGTTTTTATTTTTGATTAAAGACAAATTAAAGACTGGTAGGGGAAAAAGTTTATAAAAGAGAAAGTCTCCTTGACTTGTTCTAAAAAGATGATTCTAAAAGTTATTTGTGTATAGAATAAGTAAGTCATGAATTCATCACCATTGGTGATAGTAAACATTCGGTTCAATATATTAGCAAGCAACTTGGTGGAATAGCTACAAGAAGGGGGAATTATAAAATTGTTAAAGCTCGGTATAATTCTAAAATATCAGATATAAATAGTGGAGTTTTTACCTTATTTACTTTTCGGGTAGGATAAGTACAAAAAAATAGGGGGGTGTTTCTTTGGCCGAAGCTCTTTTGACAGGGATAGTTTTTTTCATAACTAGAACAAATAAATTAATAATCGCATATACTGTATTGTCGTTAAATCAAGGCATTATTTTCTCAGAACAAAGGAATCACATATTTTTTAGTGATTCCTTTATTATACAGTATAAAGTCAATAATTTATTTAAAATATAACCGAAGAAATACAATCTTTGTGAATGGACGATTACATCATTCTAGGTATAGTAGGTTTATAATTTAGACTATAAAATTTAATGTGTCTGTTATTATTTTAGCCAAGAGGACTCCTTACTTAAGGAACTCACAGCAGGTATGAGTGAGAGTAATTCAAAGCATGCAATATTGTTTAATTTGGCTAACACATAGATTTATCATCTCTGTACTGGTGTAAGAATTATAATGCTTATACCAATCTATTGTATTTTCTAAAGTCTGTTGTAGGGACCATTTTGGCTGCCAATCAAGATTGAATTTTGCTTTGCTAATATCAAGGTTTAGTAAATTTGCTTCATGAAAATTTATTGGACCTATATTTTCTGCTGTCCAATCCCCGCCGCCCCAAATATCTAGTAAACTGGTCACTAATTTTTCTACTGGAACAATATTGCTAAGGGATGGTCCGAAGTTCCATGCTCCTGAATAAATGGTACCATTATTTATAATTTTTTCTGTAAGGAGTAAATACCCGCTTAAGGGTTCTAGTACATGTTGCCAGGGTCTAATAGCAGTAGGGTTTCTAATTATAATCTTTTTGTTTGACTCTAATGCTCGTATACAATCAGGAATAATTCTATCTATTGACCAGTCACCGCCACCAATTACATTACCAGCTCGAACGCTTGCAATTATTTTCTTGTGATGAGAAAAGTTTTCTTCTGGAAAGTAAGAATTTCGATAGGAAGAAATTAAAAGTTCGCAGCATCCTTTGCTTGAGCTATATATGTCATGGCCGCCCATAGGGTCAATTTCACGATAACCCCAAGGCCATTCTTTATTTTCATAGCACTTGTCACTTGTCACCATAATTCCTATTTTAGCTGATTCATGTAATCGAATTGCCTCAAGTACATTCATAGTTCCTACAACGTTTACCTCGTATGTTTCTCTAGGATATTCATATGAATACTTAACTAGAGGTTGGGCAGCTAAATGGAATACAATTTCAGGTTTATAATCTGTAAAAACCTTATTTAATTTATTAAAATCTCTAATGTCTCCACGGATATCAATTATATTATTTTGAAGGTTAGTAATGTTAAAGTTATCATTTTTATTTTTAGGATCCAATGAATATCCAATTACAGTAGCACCTAATTCATTTAACCATAGGGATAACCAAGAACCTTTAAAACCAGTATGTCCAGTAATTAAAATTGTCTTTCCGTAAAAAGCATCGTTAAAGTTTTGGTTTAACAATTAATCCACCTCCTTTAGTACCCTATTTTTAGGGGGTTAGGTATAAATGTTTATTATTTTTATACCAATTAACTGTTTTTATAATTCCTTCTTCAATATTAATTTTAGGTTCCCAGGAAAGAGAGTTTTTTATTTTTTGGACATCTGCTTCAGGAACCCATCTTTCATTTGTTCTAGAGGAAATTGCACCGTAATTTGGTCTGGAATTGGTTTTCAAATGTTTGAATAATAATTCTACATAATGTTTTAAGGGGTGAATAGTGCCGCTCCCAATATTGAAAATTTCATTTTGTACAGTAGTATTTTCTACTGCTAGGATACAGGCATCTATTATATTTTCTATATAACAATAATCTCTTAATTGATTACATAAAGTTAAATTTACTTCTTTGTTTTGTAATACTTGCAAGATTATATAGCTAAAAATTTTATGTGGCTCCTCGCCTTCTCCGAATATGCCAAAAGGTCTTAATGTTATAAGATTAATGCTGTTTTCGCTAGCAATTTGATGGGCGAGTATAGTAGCAGCAGCTTTGGTACTTCCATAGATATCTACAGGGTTTAGTAACATATTTTCATGAATAGGTTCCATCTTGTTACCGTATTCAGAACTACTCCCAAAATTGATGATTTTTTTACAATTCACAAATTTTGCTGCTTGAATAATGTTACAAGTCCCTAAAACATTTGTTTCTATAGCGTGGATGTAATCTGTATGGGCAGAATTTACACCATAGGCTGCTAGGTGAAAGATATAATCGGGATTAATTTTCTTTATTGCATCTTGAACTTGCTTTTTATCTCGTATATCTATTTCATAGGTTTCAATATATTTTAGAACATCCTTTAGTCTCCAACAGTTTGATGGTGTTCTTATAAAAAGAACAATTTTTGCTTGTAAATTTAAAAGTCTTCGTGCCAAGTGAGAACCAATAAAACCGTATCCACCAGTAATAAGGAAAGTTTTATTTTTAAATGAAGTAATCATAGTGATAATCTATCCTTTATTAAGATATATTTTTAGTTGCTGGAATAAATAGATTTATTTTTTAATAAGGAAAGTATCAGTCTTAATTGTGATGAGGTGAGGGGTATTTAAAATAATTTTTTATTGTTGCTGTATCAATTTGGTCAGCAAATAAAGAGGAGGGAGATTTTTGAAAAGTATTATGAAGGGTATGACATGTCTTGTTCAATTGTTCAATATAAGGAATGTATATATAATCTAAAACTGCTGGAGGTAATTCTAAAGTTTCTTGTTTCCATAAATCGAACTCATTTGGATTAATAATTTGCATACTTCCAAAATGAAAAGCAATTAATTCATCTTGATCAATAAAAACTTTGTTATCTGTTTTGGATATAGAACTGCTATTTAAAATGACATTCCAAGGTGCTGCATCAATACCTTTATGAGTCATGATTTTTATATTAGAAAAGATGTTAGGAATATGATTTAAATATTTTTGGTCACCCCATCTATTCATTTCAACATCATAATGATTATTGCAATATTCTAGGCATTTATCTTTCCACCATGTTAAAATCTCTTTACTATTTTGATCGTTTTTGAAGCCTACTAAACCAGCTTGGTATATACCGTGTATGTTTTCAATTTCAGTAGAGCTTCTTTGAGGGCAAAGGAATACAGAGTATTTCCACCATTCATCAAGAATGATATTAGGTGCTGTAAAGAAATACATATCAGCATCACAATATATAATGTGATCAACTTCCGGATAAAGACTCAGGACATGTAGACATAGGGGTGCTTTTAATGTCCAACAATATTCTTGTAAACTTCTATCATTTTTTATACTGAGGAGTTCATGATTTTCAATATCTTTTACCGGAATTAGTATAGCGTGCTGTAATTTTAATTTCTTTAATATTTGATAAGTTAAATCATCCATACAACAGATCCATACAGTAAATTTGGCGTTGAAATTTTCTAAGGAATAATAAGAGGTCAATCCTTGAATTAATCGTTCTTTACTTATAATCATTGAAAAATTCATAAAATGATTGGATTGATTCATTTTTCTTCTTAATTGTGAATCTTTATATAAGGTTTGAGCTTTATTTATATCTTTTTTACTTAAAAATTGTTTAGTATCTTTATTGAATTTATCTTTTAATTGATTTAAAACAAATTGAATTCTTTCTAAATAAGGAGTGTAAATATGGTTTAATATATTATTGGGTATTGAAATTGCTCCCAAAGACCAAAGATCAAAATCATTTTCAGTAAAGATAGTAATACATGCAAAATGATAAACAACTAGTTTGTCGTTTTCAATAAATATATCGTTTTTAGTCTTGTCAATTTTATAATCGTTATTATATATACAGTTCCAAGGTGCAGCATTTATACCTAAGTTATTTGAAATTTTTACTTTTGGAAAATATATAGGGATATAATCTAAATACTTTTGGTCTCCAAATTTCCCCTCCTCAGCCTCGGCACTGCACCAATCTAGACATTTATTTTTCCACCATCTTACACTTTTTAGTCCATAGAGATCATTCTTAAATCCAATTAGACCAGCCTGATATTTTCCATACATTTTTTCTACCCAATCACGATCTCTTTGGGGGGTAAGAAAAATAGAGTATTCACCCCATTCTTCAAAAATAATATTAGGATCAGAGAAAAAGCATAAATCACCATCACAATATAGAATAGATGGTAAATCATAATTGACCAATAAATATTCTATCAAGACAGATTTTAAAGTCCAACAATATTCATTTACTTTTCTTTTTCTCTTAATTGCTTTTAGTTCACTATCTTCTAATTCTTCAACTTGTAAAAGGTTTACATTAATTAAATTCATTGCTTTTAATAGTGAATATGCAGAAGGGTCTATACAACAAATCCACAATGTAAATTTTTCTGAGTACTGCATTAATGATTGCTGTAAAGCAATGATTTTCAAGACATATTCACTACCTACAATGACACAGAAATGATTATTTAGATCATGTTGTTGATTATAGAATTGGGGATTAATTCTTTTTTGAGTATTTTTTTTGGAAAGATTTGAAGCTTTAATTCCTGTTGAAAGCGGGTTAACTATTTTCTCATTAGAGGGGATATACAATCGAGGTAAACTTATTTTTTTATCATTAGAGTTCAACGCTTATTCAGTCCTCTCCACTAAAATTTATTAGGATTCCAACTTTCATCTACAGTTTTTAAATCTTTAGGTGTATCGACACTAGCCCAAAAGTCATTGTGTTCATAGACTGCGAGCTCATTGTCTTTTATTAAATTGCGAAGAGGATCTTCTTCTAGAACACAATCATCACTATTACCTAAATAATCAAATATTTCTTTGTTAAATACAAAAAAACCGCCATTAATTACTTCATCAAGTAATGGTTTTTCTTTAAAATCAATAGCAATTCCATCTTCGACCGCCAACAGACCATATTGACTATTTTTTTTAATGCCAGTTAATGTAGCAATTTTTCCTTTTTCTTTATGGAATGATATGAGTTGATCAATATCTATATTGGCTAATCCATCGCCATAAGTTAATAAAAATGTTTCCCCCTGTACAAAGGGTTCAAGTTTTTTTAGTCTTGCTCCGGTCATTGTATCAATTCCTGTATCTATAAAATGTATATTCCAATTTTCTAATTCCTGAAGTAGCGTATATTGACTGGTCTTAAAATTTAAACTAAAGTCATTTTCTTTCCAGCTAAAGTCCATAAAATATTCTTTAATTTTCTCACCTTTATATCCTAAGGGCAAAATGAAATCAGAATGTCCATATTTTCTATACCAATTCATTATATGCAAGAGGAGAGGCTTTCCTTGAACTCGAACTAATGGTTTGGGAATGTCCTCTAAAATTCCTTGCATCCGGAGCCCTTTTCCACCACACAAAATTATGACTTTCATAGATTTATTTCCTTCCTCTCTATATATTTTACTAATTTAAACTATGTAGTTTGTTTGATAAATGTATACACGGTTGTACCATAATGACAATCAACTAAAAAATATATGTTAGATTTATAGTTAAAATGCTGATTAAACGTGAAGAATACGCACTGTAGTTTCTCATCAATTTTATGTAAATTAGATTATTTTAAAATCAATTCTTTAGTTTATTTAATACTAATGAAAGAAATTGCTTGTTCGTAAGATAAAAGAAGGGGAGGGAAATCAAGAGAATTGAAGAAGCTTATAATTAAAAATCTAAGAAGATAAAATTATACTGAAAATAAGATGAAGTATGGATGTAAGTAGTCGTTAACATATTAAATAGGAAGAACATGCTGATTGTAAAAATGATTTTAAAGAAATTAGCAGAAGAATAGCGAAGGAAATTAACTATTTAAAGGAAAAGTAAACAAATATTCCATTTTACAGCCCTTCCCGAACGAGAAAGCCCCTCGCCTTTAGGCATGGGATGAAAGTGAGGTTGGATAAGGAGTGCACTAAAAACCGCAAGGTTTGTGGCACTCTAAGTATCCAAAATGTTGGTATCTTTTATTTTTTCATCTTTCGTGTTGCAGTTTTGTTATCCAACTGATACGATGCGAACATGATGAATGATTATAGAAGAACCAAAACAACCGTGTCATTAATTAACTATCATTTTGTGTTTTGCCCGCGATACAGAAGAAAGATTTTTCTTAACACAAAAGTAGAAGAACGTTTCAAGGAGTTGGTTCAAGAAATATGCGGAGAATTGGATATTTCTATTGTTGCAATGGAATGCGACAAAGACCACGTTCACTTGTTCTTAAATACACCACCAACACTTAGTCCTGCTGATACAATGGCAAAAATTAAAGGAGTGACATCAAAACGTTTGAGAGAAGAGTTTCCACATCTTCAACACTTGCCGAGCCTATGGACGCGTTCTTATTTTGTTTCTACTGCTGGAAGTGTATCAAGTGAGATAATAAAACATTATGTTGAAAATCAAAAAACGAGGGGGTGAAACTTGTGCCACAAACCATCACGGTTAAAGTTAAATTGCTTCCAACAAAAGAACAAATCATGCTATTGGAACAAAGTAGCCACGAGTATATAAAAGTCATTAATGCCCTTGTATCTGAAATGGTTGAAGCACAAGTTAGGTACACTTCGTATCACGAAGAAATTTGCTAAATGGATTGCTCAAATATCTGTCACGATTCCTACAAACGAAAAAACGGGAACAAAGATTTTAGGAGTAGACTTAGGTCTCAAAGTTCCTGCGGTAGCCATCACAGATGATGATAAAGTTCGTTTCTTCGGGAACGGTAGGCAAAACAAATTTATGAAACGTAAGTTTCGCAGTGTTCGCAAGAAATTAGGAGAAGCTAAGAAACTGAATGCCCTTCGTCAACTTGATGATAAAGAACAAAGATGGATGCAAGACCAAGACCACAAAGTAAGTCGTGTAATCGTTGATTTTGCAACGGATAATAATATTTCTGTCATTCGATTAGAGCAACTAACGAACATTCGACAGACGGCACGAACAAGCCGTAAAAACGAAAAAAATCTACACACTTGGTCATTCCATCGTTTAGCACAATTCATCGAGTACAAAGCGACATTAGTTGGCATAAAGGTCGAATATGTGGACCCTTTTTATACAAGTCAAACATGTCCGAAATGTTCTGAAAAGAACAAGGCGCAAGACAGGAAATACAAATGCCAATGTGGGTTTGAGAAACATCGTGATATCGTTGGGGCGATGAATATTCGCTACGCAACTGTGGTTGGCGGTAATAGTCAATCAGCCTAAGAACCTATATGGTCTGTCTTAGGAGGGGTGATGGCACACCCTCATCTTGAAGGCTGTTCAAAACAGAAATGGACTGCGAATGCTTAGTCATTCAAGAATCCCATCCGTTACACCGTAAGGTGTAGGACCTGCTGGGAGTGTCAAATGCTATAAATTTAAAAAAGAGCACCGTATAAAGGTGCTCTAGCGATTGAATTAAATTTGTAAAGAACCATTTATTCAATAAAGAAGGACTTATGAATTATTATATGAACGGTTTATTAATTAAGTGTGTATCAATTAAATGGGAATTGTATTTCTCTACACCTATTTTAATTTACCGGCAAAATCATGTTAAAAGTAAGAAGGAAATTATTAAGCTAACGTTATTTTGCTTAAAATATAATCCCAATCGGAATTATCACCTTCCCATCTATCCTGATAACGAGGGAGTTCAATTGAACAAACCTTCGATATTCCCCAATTTTGTACAACAATATTAGATATCCCCTCCTTAAAATTAACAATAAGAATATTAAAATCCTTATTTGTAATTTCGGATAATACGTTTTGCAATTCAACTGCTTCATCTCGATTTCCCCAAATCCTAATGAATAAAATCGATTCACTGCTATTTATTTTTTCAAGGAATCGATTAATTCTAGTTCCTAATTTAGATTTAAAAGAAGGATAGGTTGATTTCCAATCCTTTTCTGAGTTAATTGGAAAGTCATGCATTGAAAAACAATTATAATAAGTGTCCTTTATACAGTAGGTAATTCTTTCTGCCCATTTAGTTTGATTATCAAATTCTGATTCAATAAGACCGTAACTTTCTGAACCTTCTATGACCATATTTTCTAACTTCATAAATTTTTCAAATCGATTTTGAAGTAACCTGTTTACATCTGAAAGTGATGGATAATAAAACCAATCTAAAGGTCCAGAAAATGTTCTTAAATGGTGCCTTTTGATTTGGTTGGTGACTTGACACAACCCTCCTAAACTTACAATTAAGCCATAGGATTTTTGTATATCTTCTAGATTCATCCTTATCATCCTTTTTAAAAATAATTTAAATTATGTGTTCAGTATATGATGCAATAACATATTGATGTGGACCTATATATCAAAGTACATTGAGCTAAGACCATCGTATAAACTTAAAAAATTAAAATTCCTAAGTTAAGAGCTTCTATCTTTGACGTTATATCATGGAGTTGCTATTGGAATGAAAGCTGGTAGGGATATCGCACCAGAGTTATATACTATCCAGTAACTTAAATTAAAAACCAGTCCTGGATTACTGTAGTAAAATTGTTGTCTTTTTAAAAGAATCCTTAGATAAAAAAGAAAACTCTATTGGTTAGCATTTGACCAGTAGAGTTTTCTTAGAAGTAGTATCTTTTAGATAATAATTATTAATGAGGAAACTTCTAATGAGAAATGCTTTTAAATATAAGAAGGGTACTATTCTAAGTATTTTTCGACAAAGTGAGAGGGATATGAAGAAATAGGGGGGCCTATTTTAAAGTAGGATAAATTATTTTTTGAAATTGGTATATAGTTCTTTAACAAATAAAGTTTTTGCAATATGTCTTTATCTATAGGATGAAGCATGGAATCTGTCATTATGAAATAATTGTGATGATAGATAAATACTTTGCCTTCCGGTAGGATCGTGTGATTAGATATATTCGGATAAATAGGTGATCCGTCTAAAAATTGATCTAAACTATGTTGTGAAACTCTAATAATATCTTGAATTGAAAATTTAAATTTGCGAAATGCTATAGTGTTAATAAATGGACGTTTTTGATTATTTTCTATATAAAATAATTCTCCTTTTTCATTTTGCACAACCCGTAGATTGGGTATTGATGTTGTAAGGCTTATGGGTGGACCTTCTGTATATTTGTAGATAAATGGATCGGGAATTAAGACAATTTCATTTTGATTATATTTGAAGTAGGAAAGCATCTCTTTTGAAATGAGCCTACGTTTAAAATTATCAATTAAAAATACTTCACCCTGTGAATTACTGAACAAAATACCATTTAAATCTTTTGAAGGGAGGTTAGCATACAAGTTTTGGAAAGAGAAT from Bacillus thuringiensis encodes the following:
- a CDS encoding methyl-accepting chemotaxis protein; its protein translation is MFNIKERLGQIKLKTKLSMAFIAILIIPSLIVGVSSYNKAKTDLNETILQSAKDNISILDKIVDDELENKHTDVTHFAKVLTQGDYNPEQSQNVQSKFDQYIQLHPEIETIYTASSNNQFIHAPVGKIPEGFNPLESSWYKDAVKANGEIIVSSPYKSKATGNMVIAIAKQNADKSGVIGVDLNITDIVKTSKMIKIGKQGFVSIVSQDKTIVVHPSLKPGEKLEKTLADELYKKEDDVITYSLNGEDRNISFKTNKKTGWKIAGVMPTKEIEEATNPIFYKTLTIIGASLLLGGIVILFILRSIINPLRQLVISAQRISQGDLTEKIDIRSKDELGQLGGSFNTMAESLRNIISQINTSAGHVAASSEELTASVEQASVATEQITKEMEEISNSAEVQNNEVESGAELIGEVTRNIQYVAENASEVSASSIYTKQKANEGEQLVEQTVTQMQSIHHSVSQSDNVIKLLDKKSQQIGSILEAIQNIAEQTNLLALNAAIEAARAGEQGRGFAIVADEVRKLAEQSSDSSMEIGSLIKEIQADVHETVKAMNEVGVEVQSGIKVANDTKQSFYEISKSANDIVSKVHGMVELSNKMTTDAMKVDTSIDQISIAVKENSSSMQTIAGSSEEQHASMEEINSSAIQLAQMAEELQELIGGFKI
- a CDS encoding Rap family tetratricopeptide repeat protein; the encoded protein is MSVSVKGNEQLTALLNDWYRSMLSQQVIKATNLKKKIDEKISKLSTEPNQEHQDQNLLLYYSLLEFRYNVLTDSLGIQQNSFDAISDYDMPTDHFLRFYYHFFKSIHSTFISNYTEAEEHYKLAEKILVDIPDEIEHAEFYYRIATFYHHTYNMLASIEYANKSRAIFSKYEGYEVKTAFCNSLLGGCCIYLKQYEQAEEYLQSAIDLLQKNKAEDSLLYVKSTMGWLYSDQSMSTLAIRHLSEVTEKIPTHFKAIFLQAKEHYKLGEQSTASKLIVKGLKICREIHNEEYLHHFFILKRLNENIPLEELEKIIQEGILYFEKEELWEYVVEYAELFATKCRQLENHKKVSDYFHICYQARLKLIEKGVLK
- the rfbG gene encoding CDP-glucose 4,6-dehydratase, with the translated sequence MLNQNFNDAFYGKTILITGHTGFKGSWLSLWLNELGATVIGYSLDPKNKNDNFNITNLQNNIIDIRGDIRDFNKLNKVFTDYKPEIVFHLAAQPLVKYSYEYPRETYEVNVVGTMNVLEAIRLHESAKIGIMVTSDKCYENKEWPWGYREIDPMGGHDIYSSSKGCCELLISSYRNSYFPEENFSHHKKIIASVRAGNVIGGGDWSIDRIIPDCIRALESNKKIIIRNPTAIRPWQHVLEPLSGYLLLTEKIINNGTIYSGAWNFGPSLSNIVPVEKLVTSLLDIWGGGDWTAENIGPINFHEANLLNLDISKAKFNLDWQPKWSLQQTLENTIDWYKHYNSYTSTEMINLCVSQIKQYCML
- a CDS encoding NAD-dependent epimerase/dehydratase family protein produces the protein MITSFKNKTFLITGGYGFIGSHLARRLLNLQAKIVLFIRTPSNCWRLKDVLKYIETYEIDIRDKKQVQDAIKKINPDYIFHLAAYGVNSAHTDYIHAIETNVLGTCNIIQAAKFVNCKKIINFGSSSEYGNKMEPIHENMLLNPVDIYGSTKAAATILAHQIASENSINLITLRPFGIFGEGEEPHKIFSYIILQVLQNKEVNLTLCNQLRDYCYIENIIDACILAVENTTVQNEIFNIGSGTIHPLKHYVELLFKHLKTNSRPNYGAISSRTNERWVPEADVQKIKNSLSWEPKINIEEGIIKTVNWYKNNKHLYLTP
- a CDS encoding sugar phosphate nucleotidyltransferase encodes the protein MKVIILCGGKGLRMQGILEDIPKPLVRVQGKPLLLHIMNWYRKYGHSDFILPLGYKGEKIKEYFMDFSWKENDFSLNFKTSQYTLLQELENWNIHFIDTGIDTMTGARLKKLEPFVQGETFLLTYGDGLANIDIDQLISFHKEKGKIATLTGIKKNSQYGLLAVEDGIAIDFKEKPLLDEVINGGFFVFNKEIFDYLGNSDDCVLEEDPLRNLIKDNELAVYEHNDFWASVDTPKDLKTVDESWNPNKF
- the tnpA gene encoding IS200/IS605 family transposase → MMNDYRRTKTTVSLINYHFVFCPRYRRKIFLNTKVEERFKELVQEICGELDISIVAMECDKDHVHLFLNTPPTLSPADTMAKIKGVTSKRLREEFPHLQHLPSLWTRSYFVSTAGSVSSEIIKHYVENQKTRG
- a CDS encoding papain-like cysteine peptidase → MNLEDIQKSYGLIVSLGGLCQVTNQIKRHHLRTFSGPLDWFYYPSLSDVNRLLQNRFEKFMKLENMVIEGSESYGLIESEFDNQTKWAERITYCIKDTYYNCFSMHDFPINSEKDWKSTYPSFKSKLGTRINRFLEKINSSESILFIRIWGNRDEAVELQNVLSEITNKDFNILIVNFKEGISNIVVQNWGISKVCSIELPRYQDRWEGDNSDWDYILSKITLA